One Dromiciops gliroides isolate mDroGli1 chromosome 3, mDroGli1.pri, whole genome shotgun sequence DNA segment encodes these proteins:
- the TNFSF10 gene encoding tumor necrosis factor ligand superfamily member 10 isoform X1, with protein sequence MSLKPTISGETPSPSQGSALLFLFPLTVQVFFAAATYIYLSYELEQLQDSNSQSGLACLTKEYLRATMGNGDHSGNAEQVDLFCQQFKWQLQQLIKKELWTLYEDSSIRQGKGWNNSSGTREEFNQTAIQRVAAHLTGNRQMSSAFSRSSLLGKALGWKINYWESSRKGHSFLQNVDFLDGEIIISQTGYYYIYSQTYFRFQELEGSSVSTLNEERDKEPKQLVQYIYKVTSYPEPILLLKSAKTSCWSKNTEYGLYSIYQGGVFELRENERIFVSVSNEKLVDLDKEASFFGAFLVG encoded by the exons ATGTCCCTCAAGCCCACCATCTCCGGGGAGACCCCCAGCCCTAGTCAAGGCAGCGCGCTGCTCTTCCTGTTCCCGCTGACGGTGCAAGTCTTTTTTGCTGCTGCCACTTACATCTACTTATCTTACGAGCTGGAACAG CTACAAGATTCAAATTCTCAGAGCGGCCTGGCATGCCTGACAAAGGAATACTTGAGAGCTACAATGGGTAATGGAGACCACAGTGGTAATGCAGAGCAAGTAGACCTCTTCTGCCAGCAGTTCAAGTGGCAACTCCAGCAGCTAATTAAAAAG GAGCTTTGGACACTCTATGAGGATTCTTCTATAAGGCAAG GTAAGGGGTGGAATAACTCTTCAGGAACCAGAGAAGAGTTTAATCAGACTGCCATCCAGAGAGTAGCAGCTCATCTGACTGGAAATAGGCAGATGAGTTCTGCCTTTTCTAGAA GTTCATTGCTTGGAAAAGCTCTTGGTTGGAAAATCAACTACTGGGAATCTTCAAGGAAAGGACATTCATTCCTACAAAATGTGGACTTTTTGGATGGTGAGATCATCATCTCCCAAACTGGGTATTATTATATCTATTCCCAAACCTACTTTCGATTCCAGGAATTGGAAGGAAGTTCTGTGTCAACTTTGAATGAAGAGAGGGATAAAGAACCCAAACAACTGGTCCAATATATTTACAAAGTGACAAGTTACCCAGAACCCATCCTTCTCTTGAAAAGTGCAAAGACTAGCTGTTGGTCTAAAAACACAGAATATGGACTCTACTCTATCTATCAAGGTGGAGTGTTTGAGCTCAGGGAGAATGAGAGAATCTTTGTCTCTGTCAGCAATGAAAAACTGGTTGATTTGGACAAAGAAGCTAGTTTTTTTGGTGCTTTTCTAGTTggttga
- the TNFSF10 gene encoding tumor necrosis factor ligand superfamily member 10 isoform X2, whose translation MLFQSFSHDTQYCLELLQDSNSQSGLACLTKEYLRATMGNGDHSGNAEQVDLFCQQFKWQLQQLIKKELWTLYEDSSIRQGKGWNNSSGTREEFNQTAIQRVAAHLTGNRQMSSAFSRSSLLGKALGWKINYWESSRKGHSFLQNVDFLDGEIIISQTGYYYIYSQTYFRFQELEGSSVSTLNEERDKEPKQLVQYIYKVTSYPEPILLLKSAKTSCWSKNTEYGLYSIYQGGVFELRENERIFVSVSNEKLVDLDKEASFFGAFLVG comes from the exons CTACAAGATTCAAATTCTCAGAGCGGCCTGGCATGCCTGACAAAGGAATACTTGAGAGCTACAATGGGTAATGGAGACCACAGTGGTAATGCAGAGCAAGTAGACCTCTTCTGCCAGCAGTTCAAGTGGCAACTCCAGCAGCTAATTAAAAAG GAGCTTTGGACACTCTATGAGGATTCTTCTATAAGGCAAG GTAAGGGGTGGAATAACTCTTCAGGAACCAGAGAAGAGTTTAATCAGACTGCCATCCAGAGAGTAGCAGCTCATCTGACTGGAAATAGGCAGATGAGTTCTGCCTTTTCTAGAA GTTCATTGCTTGGAAAAGCTCTTGGTTGGAAAATCAACTACTGGGAATCTTCAAGGAAAGGACATTCATTCCTACAAAATGTGGACTTTTTGGATGGTGAGATCATCATCTCCCAAACTGGGTATTATTATATCTATTCCCAAACCTACTTTCGATTCCAGGAATTGGAAGGAAGTTCTGTGTCAACTTTGAATGAAGAGAGGGATAAAGAACCCAAACAACTGGTCCAATATATTTACAAAGTGACAAGTTACCCAGAACCCATCCTTCTCTTGAAAAGTGCAAAGACTAGCTGTTGGTCTAAAAACACAGAATATGGACTCTACTCTATCTATCAAGGTGGAGTGTTTGAGCTCAGGGAGAATGAGAGAATCTTTGTCTCTGTCAGCAATGAAAAACTGGTTGATTTGGACAAAGAAGCTAGTTTTTTTGGTGCTTTTCTAGTTggttga